TTTTCAGGTTCAGATCGGTGGGTCTCAGTCCCACTGTCTACCAGAAGATGCTACCTTATCAGTCTGGGCTGGGGCTCTGGCATCGGCATTTTGCAAAAGCTCCCCAGGAATTATGTGAAACCAGGATTGAGAATCTGTTTTGGATGAGGGAGCATGGTGTCGCCTATGGATAAATCACAACTGGCTGGTGATAGGCTTGGTTCAGCTCACTCCCCTCAGCTTTCAACTCAATTTCAGATATATACAAGGATAGAGGAAAGCCACCTTGACCctcccctctacacacacacacaattctttcCCTGCATACACTTCTTCTGTAGCCCTGATCACAACTGCataattatttacataaatgtCCTTCCTGCCTGACTTGGAGTTCTTTGAGGTTTAGGAAATAAATATCTCATTTCACCTCTGTACTCCTGGTGCTTAGCATGTAGTAGttactcaggaaatatttgtagaaacagttttaaaaatgctGTGTAATACTCCCAGCTCTGGTCACCATTTTACAAAAGTGCTTTCTTGTGATAAACTCTGAATAGGACCTCGAAGAGTCTCTTCAAGGGAATAAAAGTTAGCTCTTTGATGCTAGAGAAAGGTCCCCGTTTGAGGTGGTTTCCTTTCTCCTTAACGTGGTCTCTTTGAAAGTTATTCCTCAAGTAACCTCCATTAAGTAGTCCTACTGCACTAAAAACCCAACAAGGGGAAGGTCAGTTTTGACGTTTGgtaaaagaaatgagaaggaacACTACCTCTTGGAAAAATATTCGTTCCAGCAATCCACCTTGGCGGGGCCACGGTGGGCGTTGGCGATTTTCTGACACAGTTGCTTGTTTTCGTATTCGATTTTGTCGATTCTCTTTTGTTCACTCTGGTGAGAAACCCCACCCCACCGTGGTAAGGCCATCGCTCCATCCCATTCCATCACACGGTGGCCCGCTCCATCCCACTCCATCACACGGTGGCCGAGCATCCCTCCTTTTCTGGGATTGTGGGAAAGGGACAAATTGAGGACCTCAGTGGAGTCGGGGAGTGGGGAGCTGAGGAAACCAGGGGTGGCGTGTATGGGGAGGAGAAGGATGAACGAATCTTTGGCTAGGTGGGTATTTGGAAGCCTCTGGGAAACTGGATCTCTTTAGGACATGGATAAAAATCAGTAAGGTACATCAGCAGATGGCAAGAATGAATACCTGAAGTTtgctcaattttaaaatgtgatgtatGTGCGCCGCTGGGGGTTTGGTGTCAACAGTAGGCTTCactggagaggaaggaaagagagcaaTGTTACGTCACAGATGTCCTCTTAGCTGCTTCACATTCTAGGCAATGACCCTGCTTAAAACATTACAATTTTGAATTCTGAACTAATCCAGGTCAGAAATTTTGGTTTAGTTTGATTTCCCAAACTGACATCTTTTGAAGAATTTTGAGCAGAAATACAAGAATGGTGAGGgctgggaaaaaacaaaatttacagAGATAAATGTCCTTTGAATCCAATGAAAGGGCCTGTCTCCCACCCTTTTCCAATACAATTGGCCTGGCTTTTGGGTGCTGAAGTCTTATCCTCTGTCTAGCTTACTTTGGCTTTAAAGAGTTTAAACGAGCATTTCCATCAAATGAACTCCCTGGTGGAAGATAAATTTTGTCACTGACGCTAATGCCCTCTTGACCAGACTCAGCAGATAAGGCCATATCATTGCAAAGCCAGGTACTGGCCTGGTTTATTGTCACTATCTCTAAGGCGGGTCCTTCCAGAACCCTAATCACAGTGTCCAGTCCAAATTGCCCCACGTACCTATTTGTATTCTATTCTTATGAAATGCATAGTGGCCAAAGTCCAATTTCTTCCTGAATGATGTGCTCTGCCTATGATTAGAGACGATTACAGGATAGGCTAGATAATCCAGGGAATTGTTCATCTTCTCTTTCTAGTCTTACTTCAGAAATGAGGCATCCAGCCTCCTCTGTGAGGTACTTAGTTGTTCCCATGATGGGTTGTCATAGTTACCCACTTATGACATCAAGGACAAGTCTTGGGGAAGAAGGAGGAGCTGCAGATCGTGATTGGCTGTCCCTAGGCTTCTCTTTTGAAAACTAACCTAGGTCCAAGTCAAGATGAGGGCCGAGGCTCTGAAGCTTTCCCACCTGCCAGGAATGCAGGTGCCACCAACACCAGCAGGAAAAGGTGTGGTGtctgggaggggtgggaaggcacagggtggggctgggaggaaggagacaTCCAGCCCTGGTTACACACCTTGTGCTAAAAACTAAGTAGTGTCCCCTGCAATGGTTTCCCTGAATTTGTGACCACAGCTGTGGGGGGAGGTGAAAGATGACCTTAATGATAATTTGATCCAatttcttcattttgcagatgaggtaACTGAAGTCCTGAGCAACAGTCAAGTTGCTCTAGAACAAGTTAGTGGTAGAGCTAGGCTCAGGATGTGAGTTTCCTGAATTCCCAGGACTACAGTTGCTTTTTGGAGAGGTCGGGGTCGGGGAAGAACTGCCATTTTCATGACAGTGGGGGAAGACAAAGCAGGTCTTTTGCTGGTAGTGGGACCTCAGTGAAAGTTGAGCTGCTGACATTGTGCGGCTCATAGTGTGCTGGCAGCTGCTCCTGGAAGGGCTGCAAAG
This is a stretch of genomic DNA from Camelus bactrianus isolate YW-2024 breed Bactrian camel chromosome 16, ASM4877302v1, whole genome shotgun sequence. It encodes these proteins:
- the CFAP97D1 gene encoding sperm axonemal maintenance protein CFAP97D1 isoform X1; translated protein: MNNSLDYLAYPVIVSNHRQSTSFRKKLDFGHYAFHKNRIQIVKPTVDTKPPAAHIHHILKLSKLQSEQKRIDKIEYENKQLCQKIANAHRGPAKVDCWNEYFSKSLNRETRNRELVRITVENQGILKRLGDRKPHYDRRASEIDWQNSRRYIRNTTRYLLSGDE
- the CFAP97D1 gene encoding sperm axonemal maintenance protein CFAP97D1 isoform X2, whose product is MNNSLDYLAYPVIVSNHRQSTSFRKKLDFGHYAFHKNRIQIVKPTVDTKPPAAHIHHILKLSKLQSEQKRIDKIEYENKQLCQKIANAHRGPAKVDCWNEYFSKRIRGATSEIQPGIFSPEMNRLLTMEKTQEKALGFLSCLRSQDTPKWPNAQS